A single window of Nicotiana sylvestris chromosome 3, ASM39365v2, whole genome shotgun sequence DNA harbors:
- the LOC104244617 gene encoding probable trehalose-phosphate phosphatase 2: MRENLKRWLYQAMGFQNELARNQRIEPISKATKPNKTEPNAAGDPKDSKPDLSLCADVKYISWLKEHPSALSSFQEMISAAKGKCIVVFLDYDGTLSPIVNDPDSAFMSDLMRSAVRQVARLYPTAIISGRSRQKVYGFVKLDEVFYAGSHGMDIMGPTIQASSYDGKYQSKSLDKKGNELTVFQPAQDFLPSIEKMLNELEETTSEINGALVEDNRFCISVHYRHVLQEDFGLLEKKVQAVVAKYPGFHLTRGKKVIEIRPSIKWNKGDALLYLLETLGFANSSDVLPIYIGDDRTDEDAFKVLNCRGQGYPIIVSSNPRDTLASYSLRDPSEVLSFLIRLARWGDLSSV, from the exons ATGAGAGAAAATTTGAAAAGGTGGCTATACCAGGCGATGGGATTCCAGAACGAGCTGGCTAGAAATCAAAGAATTGAGCCCATTTCAAAAGCTACTAAGCCTAACAAGACGGAGCCGAATGCAGCAGGGGACCCGAAAGATTCTAAGCCTGATTTGTCCCTTTGTGCGGATGTCAAATACATTTCTTGGTTG AAAGAGCACCCTTCAGCATTGAGCTCCTTTCAAGAGATGATAAGTGCAGCAAAGGGGAAATGCATCGTCGTGTTTTTAGATTATGATGGGACTCTATCTCCAATTGTGAATGATCCTGACAGTGCCTTCATGTCTGATCTG ATGCGTTCAGCTGTACGCCAAGTTGCAAGGCTCTATCCGACAGCTATAATAAGTGGAAGAAGTCGACAGAAG GTTTATGGATTTGTAAAGTTAGATGAGGTATTTTATGCGGGGAGCCATGGAATGGACATAATGGGACCTACAATTCAGGCCAGCTCTTATGATGGAAAGTACCAAAGCAAATCCCTTGATAAAAAG GGCAATGAACTCACTGTCTTCCAACCTGCTCAAGACTTTCTGCCTTCAATTGAAAAG ATGTTGAATGAGTTGGAGGAAACAACTTCAGAGATAAATGGAGCTCTGGTTGAGGACAACAGGTTCTGCATCTCTGTACATTACCGGCATGTCTTACAAGAG GATTTTGGATTGCTGGAAAAGAAAGTCCAAGCAGTAGTTGCAAAGTACCCCGGTTTTCATCTTACAAGGGGTAAGAAAGTTATAGAAATACGGCCATCAATAAAATGGAATAAAGGGGATGCTTTGCTTTATTTGCTTGAAACTCTAGGATTTGCAAATTCAAGTGATGTTCTCCCAATTTACATAGGGGATGACAGAACTGACGAAGACGCTTTTAAG GTACTCAACTGTAGAGGACAAGGGTATCCTATTATAGTGTCTAGTAATCCAAGGGACACACTGGCATCTTACTCGCTGCGAGATCCATCAGAAGTTTTATCTTTTCTGATTAGGCTGGCGAGATGGGGGGATCTTTCTTCAGTGTAG
- the LOC138888115 gene encoding secreted RxLR effector protein 161-like gives MESIPYSSIVGSLMYAQTCTKPDISFAVGMLGRYQSNPRIDHWKAAKKVLRYLKGMKDYMLMYRRSKYLEVVGYSDSDFAGCIDTRKSTFGYLFQLAEGAISWKSDKQSVIATSTMEAEFVACFEATIHALWLRNFISGLGVVDTITKPLKIYCDNSAAVFFSKNDKYSKGAKHMELKYFTVKEEVQKQRVSLEHIRTDLMIVDPLTKGLQPKIFKEHVHRMGLGCIYD, from the coding sequence ATGGAATCAATTCCTTACTCTTCAATTGTTGGTAGTCTAATGTATGCTCAGACTTGCACAAAACCGGATATTAGTTTTGCGGTCGGAATGCTAGGAAGATATCAGAGTAACCCAAGAATTGATCATTGGAAAGCTGCAAAGAAAGTTTTGAGGTACCTGAAAGGAATGAAGGATTACATGCTCATGTATAGGAGATCCAAGTATTTGGAAGTTGTTGGATACTCGGATTCAGATTTCGCTGGATGTATTGACACTAGAAAATCAACATTTGGTTATTTGTTCCAATTAGCTGAAGGAGCAATATCGTGGAAGAGTGACAAACAGTCTGTCATTGCTACATCCACGATGGAAGCAGAATTTGTAGCATGTTTTGAAGCCACAATTCATGCATTATGGCTGCGAAACTTTATTTCAGGACTTGGGGTTGTCGACACCATTACCAAGCCGCTGAAAATTTACTGTGATAATTCTGCAGCAGTATTCTTCTCCAAGAACGATAAGTACTCCAAAGGTGCCAAACATATGGAATTAAAGTACTTTACCGTCAAGGAGGAAGTTCAGAAACAAAGAGTGTCACTTGAGCATATTAGAACTGATCTCATGATTGTAGATCCATTAACGAAAGGTTTACAGCCAAAGATATTTAAAGAACATGTACATAGAATGGGTCTTGGCTGTATTTATGACTGA